Proteins encoded together in one Amblyomma americanum isolate KBUSLIRL-KWMA chromosome 1, ASM5285725v1, whole genome shotgun sequence window:
- the yl gene encoding putative vitellogenin receptor yl yields MAAVTRALLAVLLLQIAHQASSECARGWFDCGNGRCIAMFWRCDGQNDCGNHKDESGCTNAHRTCPVEKFACQDSSYCVPEIWVCDGEADCHDSSDELDCHSSNCSGHRCHNNECIPSHWRCDGTEDCADASDELGCAATGAASTTTTVSPRCDVDQGRFPCLDGQCLLPGKVCDGKKDCTDGADEGTFCKVNECSQKKCSQGCFVATNGSTCYCNPGFRLMADHTSCADIDECAEHPHLCSHGCTNSPGSYKCSCVEGYQLTDNSFCKARDPEPLLLFSTTNEIRGLWIRSNRYFEVHPAEAQAVGVEFDSEQLRLFWTDVSTKQSSVYSCRLDGSGFKTLFTAERTLLEDLSLDWVTNNLYITDSLGKRILVCSTDGLSCGAVVTTELDSPRAIIVNPTQKLMYWTDWGVKPSITRSGMDGSSIQRLVTTALGWPNGLALDHPTNRLYWCDAKLSRLEYLDLTTMERTVVLEESLFHPFALSVFEDTVYWSDWASYSLDTSNKLTGKQHHRLLRENGRHIMGVHVYHPILRQRGISNPCWDNPCDHICVLSGDSYMCLCRLGYKLSSNKHSCTVTKDFSFAIVAEEDCLYKIDLRTVGAPFPTKVPLSDVGMIAALAFDWSNQTLYFSDNQREILAAINMNTFEQRAVYDHIGSVFGIDYDMTHGLLYWVDADKYTLEVCRANGSGHAIVRDDLRRPVGIALYPFAGVLFVLTAGDRPAITCYTMDGQNPKPLPLTSLLVPVSIAVDLVARKLVWADATRGTIESLDLVTVFTGTPFIVHQVKSHVSSVSAAHNEIHWTSRDNSSLEYIDLSAEPHVRRSVPLRTGRNGTYSRRVLAASQVPDFEPGLCARSNGGCSHTCLPVRTTERACFCPPGMALRTDNTTCRVENGTCRPHELPCAGGCIAAAYWCDGHKDCADNADEATCGTTCPSKDFACQNGKCVEMAWRCDGYDDCDDQSDEANCPHQTCASHQFTCKSGACLPFYWRCDGANDCPDGDDELDCRTLRCPNGHDRCANGQCIPRDWSCDGHADCSDSSDETNCTETVSCFEDDFHCANGQCIDKRLRCDHDEDCEDNSDESGCDYAPANNSKCVKGMVGCGDGQCVYTHDMCDGYADCHNGWDEHNCSAPVCQSAEFFCPGTKRCILQSWLCDGDDDCGDAMDELLARCRPATIPPSTNAPCWSDQFQCGSHECIAWSSVCDGRTDCADFSDEGSHCEHHCATANGGCAHICRESPSGPLCSCRPGYRLNSDRKSCDDVDECLSPGHCSHFCQNSKGGYKCTCAAGYALGADRRYCKVQYGEAFLLYMLPNQIRSFSMHGHVQHVLAEDTLSDMHGMDYRISDKSIFWTEMEEGVINVVTLGNSKQFTLLDDIHRPFHIALDWVAGNIYFTDGWVHIQACESTFKHCTDVVDTAYSHVNTFALAANDGLMFWGVWHEIVNKDYGVIERANMDGTDRRILLTDKILWPCSITVDAVHLRIYWSDANKNVIESATYQGKDRKLVRGTGLASPFSIALFEDWLYWSDWGSDSLMACNKYTGRNVALVHHGMSKASVLKVLHAVHQPSGVNRCARNSCGHICLLKPSSYKCACGHGFTLAKDSQNCVESDERSYNLTSADVLGQLCNPVCLNGGHCISEKSSYYCRCTKDFQGPSCQDPVVVYMAPHRASSRSTWLAPILITLLCISLLVLGYILYQRNKNKLAALDFSVSFKKPTFGKREGLLQHEHPVGADEDYHAMTTQEPGFGNPVFAPPKSQLLLEDGQFKRWASSDSLQSSDSQEKSTIAFAGQFSSAKQDKVFFLRKS; encoded by the exons ATGGCGGCTGTCACGCGCGCTCTGCTAGCGGTGTTGTTGTTGCAAATTG CGCACCAGGCGTCCTCGGAGTGTGCGCGGGGATGGTTCGACTGCGGGAACGGCCGCTGCATTGCAATGTTCTGGAGGTGTGACGGCCAGAACGACTGCGGAAACCACAAGGATGAGAGCGGCTGTA CCAACGCCCACCGAACATGCCCGGTGGAAAAATTCGCCTGCCAGGACTCTAGTTACTGCGTCCCTGAAATTTGGGTCTGCGACGGTGAGGCAGACTGCCACGACTCATCGGACGAGCTCGACTGTCACTCCAGTAACTGCAGTGGTCACCGGTGCCACAACAACGAATGCATACCGAGCCACTGGCGTTGCGACGGCACCGAAGACTGTGCCGATGCTTCCGACGAACTGGGCTGCGCCGCCACCGGTGCAgcctccaccaccaccacggtGTCCCCTCGTTGCGATGTCGACCAGGGCCGTTTCCCATGCCTCGACGGTCAGTGCCTGCTTCCTGGTAAAGTGTGCGACGGCAAGAAGGACTGCACCGACGGCGCCGACGAGGGAACATTCTGCA AGGTCAACGAATGCAGCCAAAAGAAATGCAGCCAAGGCTGTTTCGTCGCTACCAATGGCTCCACCTGCTACTGCAACCCCGGTTTCAGACTGATGGCGGACCACACCTCTTGTGCTG ATATCGACGAATGCGCGGAGCATCCACACCTCTGCAGCCACGGTTGCACAAATTCCCCCGGCTCTTACAAGTGCTCCTGTGTCGAGGGCTACCAGCTCACGGACAACTCCTTCTGCAAGGCTCGCGATCCCGAGCCCCTCCTCCTCTTCTCAACCACGAATGAAATCCGTGGCCTTTGGATCCGATCAAACCGGTACTTCGAAGTCCACCCGGCTGAAGCTCAGGCAGTCGGTGTAGAGTTCGACAGCGAACAGCTCCGACTTTTCTGGACCGATGTCTCTACGAAACAATCGTCGGTCTACTCCTGCCGTCTTGATGGCAGCGGCTTCAAGACCCTCTTCACTGCAG AGAGAACCCTCCTAGAAGACCTCTCCTTGGACTGGGTCACAAACAACCTGTACATTACGGACTCCCTTGGCAAACGCATACTCGTCTGCTCAACGGATGGTCTCTCCTGCGGTGCAGTTGTCACGACTGAACTGGATTCTCCTCGGGCAATAATCGTCAACCCTACTCAGaa GCTCATGTACTGGACCGATTGGGGCGTGAAGCCATCGATTACACGTTCCGGTATGGACGGGTCAAGTATTCAACGCCTCGTGACCACTGCTCTCGGCTGGCCCAACGGCCTCGCACTCGACCACCCCACCAACCGTCTTTATTGGTGTGACGCAAAGCTCTCCAGGCTCGAGTACTTGGACCTCACTACCATGGAGCGTACCGTCGTACTAGAGGAATCCCTATTTCACCCGTTCGCCCTGTCGGTTTTCGAAGACACTGTGTACTGGAGTGACTGGGCGTCGTACTCCCTCGATACTAGCAATAAGCTTACCGGCAAGCAACACCATCGCTTACTCCGCGAAAATGGCCGCCACATAATGGGCGTTCATGTCTACCATCCCATTCTGCGCCAACGAG GCATTTCGAACCCCTGCTGGGACAATCCATGCGATCATATCTGCGTACTGTCTGGAGACTCGTACATGTGCTTATGCCGCCTCGGCTACAAGTTGTCTTCAAACAAGCATTCCTGCACAG TTACGAAAGACTTCAGTTTCGCCATTGTTGCGGAGGAAGACTGCTTGTACAAGATTGACCTCCGCACAGTCGGCGCTCCTTTTCCCACAAAGGTGCCCCTTTCTGATGTGGGTATGATAGCTGCCCTGGCTTTCGACTGGTCCAATCAGACCCTTTACTTCAGTGATAATCAGCGGGAGATTCTGGCTGCAATCAACATGAACACCTTCGAACAAAG GGCAGTCTACGACCACATAGGCTCGGTCTTCGGTATCGACTACGACATGACCCATGGTCTGCTGTACTGGGTCGACGCCGATAAGTACACCCTTGAGGTGTGTCGGGCCAATGGCTCGGGCCACGCCATTGTCCGCGATGATCTCCGCCGCCCGGTCGGTATCGCCCTGTACCCTTTCGCTGG AGTTCTCTTCGTGCTGACCGCCGGTGACAGGCCTGCAATCACTTGTTACACCATGGATGGCCAAAACCCGAAGCCGCTTCCGCTGACAAGCCTACTGGTTCCAGTTTCCATTGCAGTAGACTTAGTTGCCAGGAAGCTCGTGTGGGCCGATGCCACACGCGGCACCATCGAATCATTAGACCTCGTCACGGTCTTCACCGG CACTCCCTTCATTGTCCACCAAGTTAAATCTCACGTCTCCTCGGTGTCTGCCGCACACAACGAGATCCATTGGACGTCTCGCGACAACTCCTCCCTGGAGTACATCGACCTCTCCGCAGAGCCCCACGTTCGCCGCAGCGTTCCGCTGCGCACAGGGCGCAACGGCACATACTCCAGGAGGGTCCTCGCCGCCTCGCAAGTGCCCGACTTTG AGCCTGGACTATGCGCGCGAAGCAATGGCGGTTGCTCCCACACCTGCCTGCCAGTTCGCACGACGGAGCGTGCCTGCTTCTGTCCTCCCGGAATGGCTCTCCGCACTGACAACACAACCTGCAGAG TCGAAAACGGTACCTGCCGCCCTCATGAGCTGCCTTGCGCTGGAGGCTGCATTGCCGCTGCCTACTGGTGTGACGGCCACAAAGACTGTGCAGACAATGCCGACGAAGCCACTTGCG GAACAACTTGTCCTTCCAAGGACTTTGCGTGCCAGAACGGAAAGTGCGTAGAGATGGCATGGCGTTGTGATGGCTACGACGACTGCGACGACCAATCGGACGAAGCAAACTGCC CTCACCAGACCTGTGCTTCCCACCAATTCACCTGCAAAAGCGGAGCGTGCCTTCCCTTTTACTGGCGCTGCGATGGTGCCAATGATTGTCCAGATGGCGACGACGAGTTGGACTGCCGCACACTACGCTGCCCGAACGGCCACGACCGCTGCGCCAACGGGCAGTGCATCCCTCGAGACTGGTCCTGTGACGGTCATGCAGACTGCTCAGATTCTTCGGACGAAACCAACTGCA CTGAAACTGTTTCCTGCTTTGAAGATGACTTTCACTGTGCCAATGGGCAATGCATCGACAAGCGTCTCCGCTGTGACCACGACGAAGACTGCGAGGACAACTCTGACGAAAGCGGCTGTG ATTACGCGCCCGCCAACAATTCAAAGTGCGTCAAGGGAATGGTGGGTTGCGGCGATGGCCAGTGCGTCTACACCCATGACATGTGTGACGGTTACGCGGACTGCCACAATGGATGGGACGAGCACAACTGCT CTGCGCCCGTATGCCAATCGGCCGAATTTTTCTGTCCTGGCACAAAGCGCTGCATCCTGCAGAGCTGGTTATGCGATGGCGACGACGACTGTGGTGATGCCATGGACGAACTCCTTGCGCGCTGCCGCCCTGCTACCATTCCTCCGTCTA CTAACGCCCCGTGCTGGAGTGACCAGTTCCAATGCGGTTCCCACGAGTGCATCGCCTGGTCCAGTGTTTGCGATGGCCGCACAGACTGCGCGGACTTCTCGGATGAGGGCAGTCATTGCG AACACCACTGTGCTACTGCCAACGGAGGCTGCGCTCATATTTGCCGGGAATCTCCATCTGGGCCTCTTTGTTCCTGCCGTCCTGGCTACCGCCTCAACAGTGACCGCAAATCCTGCGACG ACGTCGACGAATGCCTTTCTCCCGGTCACTGCAGCCACTTCTGCCAAAATTCAAAAGGTGGCTACAAGTGCACATGCGCCGCTGGCTACGCTCTTGGTGCCGACCGACGCTACTGCAAGGTTCAAT ACGGCGAAGCGTTCCTGCTCTACATGCTTCCGAACCAAATCCGCAGTTTCTCGATGCATGGCCACGTACAACACGTGCTGGCTGAAGACACTCTTTCGGACATGCACGGCATGGATTACAGGATCAGCGACAAGTCTATATTCTGGACTGAAATGGAGGAG GGTGTTATCAACGTCGTCACCCTCGGCAATAGCAAGCAGTTCACCCTTCTGGACGACATCCACAGGCCCTTTCACATCGCGCTCGACTGGGTCGCTGGCAACATTTACTTCACTGACGGCTGGGTTCACATTCAGGCCTGCGAATCCACATTCAAACATTGCACCGATGTCGTCGATACTGCCTACTCGCATGTGAACACTTTTGCCCTGGCAGCTAATGATGG CTTGATGTTCTGGGGTGTGTGGCACGAAATTGTCAACAAAGACTACGGTGTCATTGAGCGTGCGAACATGGATGGCACCGACCGTCGTATTCTGCTCACAGACAAAATCCTGTGGCCCTGCTCAATCACAGTCGATGCAGTGCATCTGCGAATCTACTGGTCTGATGCCAACAAGAACGTCATAGAAAGTGCGACGTATCAAGGCAAAGACAG GAAGTTGGTCCGAGGCACTGGTCTCGCAAGTCCCTTCAGTATCGCCTTGTTCGAGGACTGGTTGTACTGGTCCGACTGGGGTTCAGACTCCCTGATGGCTTGCAACAAGTACACCGGCCGGAACGTCGCCCTTGTACATCACGGCATGTCTAAGGCATCGGTGCTTAAAGTTCTCCACGCCGTCCATCAGCCAAGCG GTGTCAACAGATGCGCGCGCAACTCGTGCGGCCACATTTGCCTTCTGAAACCAAGTTCCTACAAATGCGCTTGTGGCCACGGCTTCACGCTCGCAAAGGACTCTCAAAACTGCGTAGAATCCG ATGAGCGTTCCTATAACCTTACGAGCGCGGATGTCCTTGGACAACTCTGCAATCCGGTTTGCCTCAATGGTGGCCACTGTATATCCGAGAAAAGTTCGTACTATTGCAG ATGTACAAAGGATTTCCAAGGGCCTTCTTGCCAAGACCCCGTGGTTGTCTACATGGCCCCTCATCGAGCCTCTTCTCGTTCCACATGGCTTGCGCCCATCCTCATTACCCTCCTGTGTATATCCCTGCTGGTCCTCGGCTACATCCTTTACCAGAGAAACAA GAACAAGCTTGCGGCCCTGGACTTCTCGGTGAGCTTCAAGAAACCAACcttcggaaagcgggaaggcTTGCTACAACATGAGCACCCAGTTGGTGCCGATGAAGACTACCACGCCATGACTACCCAAGAACCCGGCTTCGGGAACCCAGTTTTTGCTCCTCCTAAG TCCCAGCTTCTCTTGGAGGACGGACAGTTCAAGCGTTGGGCCTCTAGCGACTCCTTGCAATCCTCAGACTCCCAGGAGAAATCAACTATTGCGTTCGCTGGCCAGTTTTCATCTGCCAAGCAGGACAAAGTTTTCTTCCTTCGAAAGTCTTAG